A section of the Hirschia baltica ATCC 49814 genome encodes:
- a CDS encoding pseudouridine synthase yields the protein MSGNAKPVRLDKLLSNMGYGTRKEIDALARYQRILLGDKGFKSGSDKVTPNEDLQNRLTIDDKPVDPLPGFAVMLNKPAGVTCSRKDSGTLITELFPSRWDKRDPLLSPIGRLDKETSGLLLLTDDGQLNHRVSSPKTQTPKRYHVILDRDLNGDEDSIFAAGELMLESETKPLLPAELSALGKREAILTLHEGRYHQVRRMFAAVGNHVNALHRESIGGLTLPEDLQQGQWRIMSETDISAIFNTD from the coding sequence ATGAGCGGAAATGCCAAGCCGGTAAGGCTCGACAAGCTTCTCTCAAATATGGGCTATGGCACGCGCAAAGAAATAGATGCTTTAGCGCGATATCAACGCATTTTATTGGGGGATAAAGGTTTTAAAAGCGGTAGTGATAAAGTCACACCAAACGAAGATCTGCAAAACAGACTAACGATTGACGACAAACCTGTTGACCCGCTTCCCGGATTTGCCGTGATGCTCAACAAACCTGCTGGTGTCACATGCAGTCGCAAAGATAGCGGCACATTAATAACTGAACTTTTTCCATCAAGATGGGATAAACGCGACCCGCTACTTTCACCAATTGGCAGATTAGATAAGGAAACGTCCGGTCTTTTATTGCTAACAGATGACGGACAACTCAATCACCGCGTCTCATCCCCCAAAACTCAAACCCCAAAACGCTATCACGTCATTCTTGATCGAGATTTAAATGGCGATGAAGATTCTATTTTTGCTGCCGGCGAATTAATGTTGGAAAGTGAAACCAAGCCGCTTTTGCCTGCAGAACTAAGTGCGCTTGGTAAACGCGAAGCCATATTGACGCTACATGAGGGCAGATATCACCAAGTACGCCGCATGTTTGCTGCGGTTGGAAACCACGTAAATGCCCTCCACCGCGAGAGCATTGGCGGACTAACACTTCCAGAAGATTTACAACAGGGCCAATGGCGCATCATGTCTGAAACAGACATTAGCGCCATTTTCAATACCGACTAA
- a CDS encoding class I SAM-dependent methyltransferase → MTNNTSTLSGVYGTPDKELVLIPDDAKQCSPLIPESADIAESPDAALDYFAIAAPAGTQERRFVLAHALRALKPSGEISVIAGKKKGGQRLKADLELLGCTHIRIDSKKHQKIASCAPPADLSQVHKAIEENGPQLDEELGLWSQPGIFSWNRPDPGSLLLMEHLPELSGRGADLGCGLGLLSHHVLQSEAVKSLLLIDIDRRAIEMAHRNVSDERISFLWQDARKGPKDITDLDFIVMNPPFHDAGEEDHGLGKAFMARASSMLRKGGICWLVANRHLPYERAINEHFKSFTPKADSHGFKVIEAIK, encoded by the coding sequence ATGACAAACAACACTTCCACACTATCCGGCGTTTATGGAACACCGGACAAAGAACTTGTTTTAATTCCTGATGATGCGAAACAATGCTCACCGCTCATTCCAGAAAGCGCTGATATAGCGGAAAGCCCGGACGCTGCACTTGATTATTTCGCCATAGCTGCGCCGGCAGGCACACAGGAAAGACGTTTCGTCCTTGCTCACGCCCTACGTGCTCTAAAACCAAGCGGTGAAATTTCCGTCATTGCGGGCAAGAAAAAAGGCGGGCAGCGTCTCAAAGCCGATCTGGAATTGCTTGGGTGCACACATATTCGTATAGATTCTAAAAAACACCAGAAAATCGCTTCATGCGCGCCGCCTGCTGATCTCTCACAGGTTCACAAAGCAATTGAAGAAAATGGCCCCCAACTTGACGAAGAACTCGGCCTATGGAGCCAACCAGGCATTTTTTCATGGAATCGCCCTGACCCCGGCTCGCTGTTATTGATGGAACATTTGCCTGAATTGTCCGGTCGCGGTGCTGACCTTGGATGCGGTCTTGGCCTGCTTTCTCACCATGTCCTGCAATCCGAGGCAGTTAAATCACTTCTCCTGATAGACATTGATCGCCGCGCCATTGAAATGGCACACCGTAATGTGTCTGATGAACGTATCTCATTCCTATGGCAAGATGCGCGCAAAGGCCCCAAAGACATTACCGACCTCGATTTCATTGTTATGAACCCACCATTCCACGATGCTGGTGAGGAAGATCATGGCTTGGGAAAAGCTTTTATGGCACGCGCCAGCTCAATGCTTCGCAAGGGCGGCATTTGCTGGCTCGTGGCGAACCGCCATTTGCCCTATGAACGCGCCATCAATGAACACTTCAAATCCTTCACTCCCAAAGCAGACTCACATGGCTTTAAGGTAATCGAGGCCATTAAATGA
- a CDS encoding nuclear transport factor 2 family protein → MTNIADLVERYVTLSNQDDIDGVLACCSDNVLFETVMNPRGSMRLQGKTQLREVLSGTMAAFKDRSHRLASIIVQGDRVAAETVFTGTALAELGDGVKPGDQVAIRGATIFEIENNLIARICDYS, encoded by the coding sequence ATGACTAACATAGCAGACCTAGTTGAACGTTACGTCACATTAAGCAACCAAGACGACATTGACGGCGTACTAGCCTGCTGCTCAGACAATGTTTTGTTTGAAACGGTTATGAACCCTCGTGGCTCTATGAGATTACAAGGAAAAACTCAACTACGCGAAGTGCTCTCTGGCACAATGGCAGCCTTTAAAGATCGTTCCCATCGTTTAGCTTCTATAATTGTGCAAGGTGACCGCGTTGCGGCCGAAACAGTCTTTACCGGCACCGCACTTGCCGAACTTGGCGACGGCGTCAAACCCGGCGATCAAGTTGCAATTCGTGGTGCTACGATTTTTGAAATCGAAAACAATCTAATCGCGCGCATTTGCGACTACTCTTAA
- a CDS encoding aspartate-semialdehyde dehydrogenase → MALRVAVLGATGNVGREMMNILDERKFPADSVTAVASRRSKGSEVSYGDKILKCVDIEQVDWSQFDLCLMSAGGSVAKEWAPKIAKAGCIVVDNSSHFRMDPDVPLIVPEVNADAIEGYTKRNIIANPNCSTAQLVVALKPLHDAAGIERVVVSTYQSVSGSGKAGMDELWNQTKGIYVNDAPTPDQYTKQIAFNVIPHIDVFMEDGFTKEEWKMSSETKKILDPKIKLTATCVRVPTFVGHAEAVNIETSKPLSAKKARAILKEADGIVVVDSPEDDGYITPVECVGEWATFISRIREDVTVENGLAFWCVSDNLRKGAALNAVQIAELLVERGALKPDSLKPGALNDEITA, encoded by the coding sequence ATGGCTCTTCGTGTCGCCGTTTTAGGCGCAACCGGCAATGTCGGTCGCGAAATGATGAATATCCTTGATGAACGCAAATTTCCTGCGGACAGCGTTACTGCTGTTGCATCGCGTCGTTCTAAAGGTTCTGAAGTAAGCTATGGCGATAAGATTCTCAAATGTGTGGATATTGAACAAGTTGACTGGTCTCAGTTTGATTTGTGTTTGATGTCCGCTGGTGGATCTGTCGCCAAAGAATGGGCACCTAAGATTGCTAAGGCTGGCTGTATTGTGGTGGATAATTCATCGCATTTCCGCATGGACCCAGATGTGCCTTTGATCGTTCCTGAAGTGAATGCTGATGCAATTGAGGGTTATACAAAAAGAAATATTATCGCGAACCCGAACTGTTCAACAGCGCAACTGGTTGTGGCTTTAAAGCCATTGCACGATGCTGCTGGTATTGAGCGTGTTGTGGTATCAACTTACCAATCAGTTTCTGGTTCTGGTAAAGCTGGTATGGATGAACTTTGGAACCAAACCAAAGGCATATATGTCAATGATGCGCCGACACCTGACCAATACACGAAGCAAATCGCGTTTAACGTGATTCCGCATATTGATGTGTTTATGGAAGATGGTTTCACTAAAGAAGAGTGGAAAATGTCTTCTGAAACTAAGAAAATTCTTGATCCAAAAATCAAACTCACAGCAACTTGTGTACGTGTGCCAACGTTTGTCGGTCACGCTGAAGCTGTGAACATTGAGACATCCAAGCCATTATCTGCAAAAAAAGCACGTGCTATTTTGAAAGAAGCTGACGGTATCGTTGTTGTAGATAGCCCAGAAGATGATGGTTACATCACACCTGTAGAATGTGTGGGTGAATGGGCAACATTCATTTCTCGTATCCGTGAAGATGTGACTGTTGAAAATGGACTGGCTTTTTGGTGTGTTTCTGACAATTTACGCAAAGGTGCTGCACTGAATGCTGTTCAGATCGCGGAATTGCTGGTTGAGCGCGGCGCATTGAAACCAGACAGCTTGAAGCCTGGCGCTCTCAATGACGAGATAACTGCTTAA
- the rarD gene encoding EamA family transporter RarD has protein sequence MNTKPAQLSDNGFLYALGCYFLWGGLPLYFKILEKVPALEMLSHRILWSVPTGILLVFFAGKFDVIYAAFKNKKNLFWLTLSGILMGANWLIYIWAVQNGRVLEGSLGYFINPLFSFGLAAIFFGERFTKFQIIAILLAAAGVLNQALVVGQFPWVAISLCVTFGVYGAIRKKVQVDSRAGFLFEVIILLPIALAFLTYGWLNGRPFLATDPTDSILITLAGVVTAAPLIMFGLAAKRLRLSSLAMMQYIGPTIQFCVGIYLGEAFTPEHAITFGFIWLGVILFSFGALQNERRAKKLLATKPT, from the coding sequence ATGAACACGAAACCCGCACAATTATCTGACAATGGATTTTTATATGCCCTCGGCTGTTATTTTCTTTGGGGAGGGCTGCCGCTTTATTTTAAAATTCTGGAAAAAGTTCCTGCTCTGGAAATGTTGAGCCATCGGATTTTATGGTCAGTCCCTACCGGCATTTTACTCGTGTTTTTTGCGGGTAAATTTGATGTCATTTATGCAGCTTTCAAGAATAAGAAAAATTTGTTCTGGCTCACGCTTTCTGGGATTCTTATGGGAGCAAATTGGCTGATCTATATCTGGGCTGTTCAAAACGGACGTGTACTTGAGGGAAGTTTGGGATATTTTATCAACCCGCTTTTTAGCTTTGGTTTGGCCGCCATCTTTTTTGGAGAACGTTTCACTAAATTTCAGATCATCGCGATTTTGTTGGCAGCGGCGGGTGTATTGAACCAAGCACTTGTCGTTGGGCAATTTCCATGGGTTGCGATTTCTCTGTGTGTGACTTTTGGGGTGTATGGTGCCATCCGAAAAAAAGTTCAAGTTGATAGTCGGGCTGGTTTTTTGTTCGAAGTCATTATCTTACTTCCGATAGCTTTAGCTTTTTTAACTTACGGGTGGTTAAACGGTCGGCCTTTTCTTGCGACTGATCCCACCGACAGCATATTGATAACGCTTGCTGGTGTGGTCACTGCAGCTCCTTTAATAATGTTTGGTTTAGCAGCAAAACGGCTTCGTTTATCTTCACTGGCCATGATGCAATATATCGGTCCGACAATTCAGTTTTGTGTGGGTATCTATCTTGGTGAGGCCTTTACACCTGAACATGCAATTACTTTTGGTTTCATATGGTTAGGCGTGATTTTGTTTTCTTTTGGTGCCTTACAAAATGAACGTCGTGCTAAAAAATTATTGGCCACCAAACCGACATAG
- the rarD gene encoding EamA family transporter RarD: MRKFQDGNTPVQAGLICALGAFLLWGFLPLYFKILENLPALHVLAERIVWSLPAGIALVWFGHRSSEFRAVFRAPKQLAWLCLSAGLMGLNWLIFIWAAQNGHVLEASLGAFITPLFSFSLAAVFFKERFSFLQFIAIFFTTLGVLNQAIFVGKLPWIALSLCLLFGSYGAIRKKLVVDGRVGFLLEVLVLFPFAMAFLIYSWIHGAPLIADTVRDSALISLSGVVTAGPLILFTMAATRLRLSSLAVMQYIAPSIQFLVGLLLGEHFSISYAATFIFIWIGVALYAGAALRQNRQVKKNPH, translated from the coding sequence ATGCGAAAATTTCAAGATGGAAATACCCCTGTTCAGGCTGGTCTAATATGTGCGTTGGGCGCATTTTTATTATGGGGGTTTTTGCCTCTATATTTTAAAATCCTTGAAAACCTTCCTGCCTTGCACGTTCTGGCGGAGCGCATTGTCTGGTCTCTACCTGCGGGTATAGCACTCGTGTGGTTTGGACACAGAAGCTCAGAATTTCGCGCTGTGTTTCGTGCGCCCAAGCAGTTGGCATGGTTGTGTCTTTCTGCTGGGTTAATGGGATTAAACTGGTTGATTTTTATTTGGGCAGCGCAAAATGGCCATGTGCTAGAAGCGAGTCTTGGAGCTTTTATAACACCGCTTTTTAGCTTTTCCTTGGCGGCAGTGTTTTTTAAAGAACGCTTTTCGTTTTTGCAATTTATAGCTATCTTTTTCACAACACTTGGTGTGCTGAATCAGGCGATATTTGTCGGGAAACTTCCGTGGATCGCGCTTTCTCTTTGTTTGTTGTTTGGCTCCTATGGGGCCATTCGCAAGAAACTTGTTGTGGATGGCCGAGTCGGATTTTTGCTTGAGGTATTGGTGCTTTTTCCGTTTGCGATGGCATTTCTGATTTATTCTTGGATACACGGAGCGCCATTAATCGCAGATACGGTTCGCGATTCCGCTCTTATTTCGCTGTCAGGAGTAGTGACAGCAGGGCCATTAATACTCTTCACAATGGCAGCCACGCGGTTACGATTATCGAGTTTGGCAGTCATGCAATATATTGCACCTTCGATTCAATTTTTGGTCGGATTGTTATTGGGAGAGCATTTCTCAATATCCTATGCGGCCACTTTTATTTTTATTTGGATAGGTGTTGCATTGTATGCTGGCGCAGCATTGAGGCAAAATCGACAGGTGAAAAAAAATCCGCATTAA
- a CDS encoding serine hydrolase domain-containing protein, with protein sequence MTDNITGYVAPGFEAVQDAFELNFADARERSPSDLQDLGAGFAAYIGNELVVNLTGGWKDRRKSIAWTQDTLVPVYSTTKPISALTACMELFDKLENPYEIPVAQVWPEFAAQGKEDVTIGQMLSHQAGLPGFVNEINPDLWFDSHALANELANTAPMWTPGDGSGYHPLTWGYLIAELVWRVSGKTLGTQLKNKITNADGADPNKEIIDFWIGTPVSEHERVSEIVRPTKAPELGELNEFRKTAFLTKWASPNRGGSEWRTMEIPSANGHGTAQAVARLYSAFANEGNIGDNHIISSEGQFEAFKQRRSFGQDRILPYTMEFAAGVMRNNNRIYGPNIDTLGHAGWGGSMGFGDPDRNLSAAYVMNRQSNQLQTDERSQRLISALYGCL encoded by the coding sequence ATGACAGATAACATCACTGGATATGTCGCGCCCGGCTTTGAAGCCGTTCAGGACGCGTTTGAGCTGAACTTTGCGGATGCGAGAGAAAGATCTCCATCAGATCTGCAAGATTTAGGTGCTGGGTTCGCCGCTTATATCGGTAATGAATTGGTTGTAAATTTAACGGGCGGATGGAAAGATCGTCGCAAGAGCATTGCTTGGACACAGGACACACTTGTTCCCGTATATTCAACAACAAAACCTATTTCCGCGCTGACAGCTTGTATGGAATTATTCGACAAGCTGGAAAACCCCTATGAAATTCCAGTTGCTCAAGTCTGGCCAGAATTTGCTGCCCAAGGAAAAGAAGACGTCACGATTGGCCAGATGCTGTCTCACCAAGCGGGCCTTCCCGGGTTCGTCAATGAGATAAATCCCGATCTATGGTTTGATAGCCATGCACTTGCAAATGAACTTGCCAATACAGCACCGATGTGGACACCTGGAGATGGGTCTGGATATCACCCATTGACGTGGGGGTATCTGATTGCAGAACTCGTCTGGCGCGTATCAGGTAAAACGCTAGGCACGCAATTAAAGAACAAGATCACAAACGCTGATGGTGCTGATCCAAATAAAGAAATCATTGATTTTTGGATTGGAACACCTGTCAGCGAGCATGAACGCGTTTCCGAGATTGTGCGCCCGACCAAAGCACCCGAATTGGGCGAGCTAAATGAATTTCGCAAAACGGCCTTTTTGACCAAATGGGCCTCGCCTAATCGCGGCGGATCTGAATGGCGTACAATGGAAATTCCATCAGCCAATGGTCACGGAACTGCCCAAGCAGTAGCACGGCTTTATTCTGCATTCGCGAATGAAGGCAATATTGGCGATAATCATATCATTAGTTCTGAGGGGCAGTTTGAAGCTTTCAAACAACGTCGTTCATTCGGTCAAGACCGCATTCTTCCCTACACTATGGAATTTGCAGCTGGTGTGATGCGCAATAATAATCGCATTTATGGACCAAACATTGATACACTCGGCCATGCTGGATGGGGTGGATCTATGGGCTTTGGTGATCCAGACCGCAATTTGTCAGCGGCTTATGTGATGAACCGACAATCCAACCAATTGCAAACGGATGAACGTTCACAACGCTTGATCAGCGCACTGTATGGGTGCCTATAA
- a CDS encoding bifunctional hydroxymethylpyrimidine kinase/phosphomethylpyrimidine kinase, which produces MTQILVISSFVAASSVGGSIAPATLAHLGIDCALAPTTLLGRHPGLGSPGGSAVPADRLASMLEGVEAHGEFARCRGVITGYFASPDQVHVAAATIDKVRATTRPESKAWLPPTDARIVVDPIMGDSHKGLYIREDTANAIKSELIQRADLITPNLWEFAYLTRTDINVLRTPEDVWKACQGLPCDVMVTSIPTEIGLGNLLIERKHNSAWLCETPRQTGYIPSGTGDLATLLLSAYLCENHEPKESLARAIGGTAAIIESAVTQQLKDLPIAASGDVVRMPPKVQIKRLH; this is translated from the coding sequence ATGACACAAATTCTGGTCATCTCGTCATTTGTTGCGGCTTCTAGTGTTGGTGGCTCTATTGCACCAGCAACTTTGGCGCATTTGGGAATTGATTGCGCCCTTGCGCCAACAACACTCCTTGGTCGTCACCCTGGATTAGGTTCGCCCGGCGGTAGCGCAGTTCCAGCCGATAGGCTCGCCTCTATGCTGGAAGGCGTGGAAGCACATGGCGAATTTGCACGCTGCCGAGGCGTCATCACTGGCTATTTTGCTTCTCCAGATCAAGTGCATGTGGCTGCGGCAACAATTGATAAAGTACGCGCGACGACTCGCCCCGAATCAAAAGCGTGGCTTCCCCCTACCGATGCGAGGATTGTTGTGGACCCTATTATGGGAGATTCGCATAAAGGGCTGTATATTCGCGAAGACACAGCCAACGCGATTAAATCTGAGCTAATACAACGCGCGGATTTGATTACACCCAATCTATGGGAGTTTGCTTATCTTACACGCACCGACATTAATGTCTTACGTACACCTGAAGATGTCTGGAAAGCCTGCCAAGGCCTGCCATGTGATGTCATGGTAACATCTATTCCAACTGAAATCGGTCTTGGTAATCTACTGATAGAGCGAAAGCACAATTCAGCTTGGCTTTGTGAAACTCCCAGACAAACTGGCTATATTCCTAGCGGAACGGGTGATTTAGCAACTTTGCTTTTATCTGCCTATCTATGTGAAAACCATGAACCTAAAGAATCCCTCGCACGCGCAATCGGCGGCACGGCTGCAATAATTGAATCCGCTGTCACGCAACAACTAAAAGACCTGCCAATCGCGGCATCTGGCGATGTTGTTCGAATGCCGCCCAAAGTTCAAATCAAGCGCCTACACTAG
- a CDS encoding GNAT family N-acetyltransferase — MAYTIEILPDSKADLDAVGQLIYDSIHALAGTHYSPEQLNAWAPNPYAGERARKRFGDQLFFIASDDDGIAALMTLTPEHHLDFAYAHPRSAGKGAAAQAYSSLETYARGQNINAITSDVSLVARPFFEKRGYKTLAKQHPIANGVALINFKMRKEFS, encoded by the coding sequence ATGGCATACACAATAGAAATTTTGCCAGACTCAAAAGCAGACCTCGATGCTGTGGGTCAACTAATCTATGACAGCATCCATGCACTAGCCGGCACCCATTATTCTCCAGAACAGCTAAACGCATGGGCACCCAATCCATATGCAGGAGAGCGTGCACGCAAACGATTTGGTGATCAGCTTTTCTTTATTGCGTCTGATGATGACGGCATAGCAGCTTTAATGACACTCACGCCCGAGCACCATTTAGATTTTGCATACGCACACCCGCGCAGCGCTGGAAAAGGTGCTGCCGCACAAGCCTATTCATCGTTAGAAACATATGCACGCGGGCAGAATATCAATGCCATCACATCTGATGTAAGTCTGGTTGCTCGTCCATTTTTTGAAAAGCGAGGTTATAAGACGCTTGCCAAGCAACACCCGATCGCAAATGGTGTAGCATTAATCAATTTCAAAATGCGCAAGGAATTTTCATGA
- a CDS encoding HpcH/HpaI aldolase/citrate lyase family protein, with protein MPAPFTTSRPRRSCLYMPGANERALEKAKTIAADTLLLDLEDAVAPDAKVEARDRVCAAVKSGGYGKREIIIRMNGLDTTWGGDDLVAGVAAGPNGILAPKVSSAAEVHALNDDLTEAGASDDFALWIMIETPLSILNLKEIAACAETTRLTTFVMGTNDLAKDMRALMTPDRLAFQTHLTLAVTAAKAYGVTAIDGVYNDIKNAEGFEAECQQGRVMGFDGKTLIHPAQVEACNSVFSPSQADIAQAKDVIAAFADPENAGKGVLKVNGKMTEILHLVEAERLIEVDKAIQLLAQD; from the coding sequence ATGCCAGCACCATTCACGACATCACGACCGCGCCGGTCTTGCCTTTATATGCCGGGTGCGAATGAGCGCGCTTTAGAAAAAGCTAAAACCATTGCTGCCGATACATTGCTGCTTGATCTTGAAGATGCCGTTGCGCCAGATGCTAAAGTTGAAGCACGCGATCGTGTATGCGCAGCCGTGAAATCTGGCGGATATGGCAAGCGCGAAATTATCATCCGTATGAACGGCCTTGATACGACATGGGGCGGTGATGATTTGGTTGCGGGTGTGGCTGCTGGTCCCAATGGTATTTTAGCACCTAAAGTTTCATCTGCTGCCGAAGTCCATGCGTTGAATGATGATTTGACGGAAGCCGGGGCAAGTGATGATTTCGCGCTTTGGATTATGATTGAGACGCCGCTATCTATTCTCAATCTAAAGGAAATCGCTGCTTGCGCTGAAACAACGCGTCTTACAACATTTGTCATGGGAACCAATGATCTTGCCAAGGATATGCGCGCACTAATGACGCCTGATCGCTTGGCTTTTCAAACACATCTGACTTTAGCTGTTACCGCTGCCAAAGCATATGGCGTCACTGCGATCGATGGTGTTTATAATGACATCAAAAATGCTGAGGGTTTTGAGGCTGAATGTCAGCAGGGCCGCGTTATGGGATTTGATGGAAAGACGTTGATCCATCCAGCTCAAGTTGAGGCTTGTAATAGCGTGTTTTCGCCTTCCCAAGCAGATATAGCTCAGGCCAAAGATGTTATCGCTGCTTTTGCTGATCCAGAAAATGCGGGCAAGGGTGTGCTTAAGGTAAATGGAAAAATGACAGAAATTCTTCATTTGGTCGAAGCTGAGCGCCTCATAGAAGTTGATAAAGCAATACAATTGCTTGCGCAGGACTAG
- a CDS encoding ArsC/Spx/MgsR family protein: protein MTYILLTNPACSTCRNGLALLQENGIEPTLRKYMNVSEQLSVEELRDIAKKLGNVSPKAFARPKNIQAEGLDPDMDDDAMFAAMAENPKFIQRPILIKGDEARLGRPIEKMLELI, encoded by the coding sequence ATGACCTATATTCTTCTGACCAATCCAGCTTGTTCAACGTGTCGCAATGGTCTCGCGCTTCTGCAGGAAAACGGAATCGAGCCAACATTGCGGAAATATATGAATGTTTCCGAGCAATTATCAGTGGAAGAATTACGAGATATTGCCAAAAAGCTTGGCAATGTTTCCCCCAAGGCATTTGCACGTCCCAAAAATATTCAGGCAGAGGGCCTCGATCCAGACATGGATGATGATGCTATGTTTGCGGCTATGGCTGAAAACCCAAAATTTATTCAGCGTCCAATTTTGATCAAAGGTGACGAAGCTCGCCTAGGGCGTCCGATCGAAAAAATGCTGGAATTGATCTAA
- a CDS encoding MaoC family dehydratase, with the protein MAGAFGKEVADKVEAKSKVKANAGNFFEDFFVGMQIVHATPKTVTEGDVALYTGLTGSRYALFSADRFAQDCGLESAPIDPLLAFHVIFGKTVTDISLNAVANLGYADGMFVAPVYPGDTLRSVSEVIGIKENSNGKTGVVYVRTSGVNQNDELVLTYVRWVMVKKRDLDAPAPEAVIPELPANVDAENLVAPMMDAEDWDYELAGSPHAYEDYTIGEKIDHYDAFTVEEAEHQIATRLYQNTAKVHFNQHEQAQGRFGKRLVYGGVAISMARSIAFNGLANAAQILAINAGAHANPLFAGDTVYAWSEVIDKADISQGFGALRLRLVATKNLPCTDFPYKDEDGKYLENVILDFDYWTAIPKRG; encoded by the coding sequence ATGGCAGGTGCTTTTGGAAAAGAAGTCGCTGATAAGGTTGAAGCTAAATCCAAAGTGAAAGCGAATGCAGGTAATTTCTTTGAGGATTTTTTCGTTGGTATGCAGATCGTGCACGCCACACCAAAAACGGTCACGGAAGGCGATGTCGCACTCTACACAGGGCTAACAGGTAGTCGTTATGCGCTTTTTTCAGCCGATAGGTTTGCGCAGGATTGCGGGCTCGAGTCTGCACCGATAGATCCGCTCTTAGCCTTCCATGTCATCTTTGGGAAAACTGTCACTGATATTTCATTAAATGCAGTTGCAAATCTTGGATATGCGGACGGAATGTTTGTCGCGCCTGTTTATCCAGGTGATACACTACGTTCCGTATCTGAAGTCATCGGTATTAAAGAAAATTCCAATGGTAAAACCGGTGTTGTGTATGTGCGCACATCTGGTGTGAACCAGAATGATGAATTGGTGCTGACATATGTGCGCTGGGTGATGGTCAAGAAACGTGATCTTGATGCACCCGCTCCTGAAGCAGTTATTCCAGAGTTACCAGCTAATGTGGATGCGGAAAATCTTGTGGCTCCAATGATGGATGCAGAAGATTGGGACTATGAATTAGCTGGCAGCCCGCATGCTTATGAAGACTACACTATTGGCGAAAAAATTGACCACTATGACGCTTTTACCGTAGAAGAAGCTGAACACCAGATCGCGACTCGTTTGTATCAAAACACCGCTAAAGTGCACTTTAACCAGCATGAACAAGCACAGGGACGTTTTGGAAAGCGCCTTGTTTATGGGGGGGTGGCAATTTCTATGGCGCGGTCTATTGCGTTTAATGGATTGGCGAATGCAGCGCAGATATTAGCTATAAACGCGGGTGCGCATGCTAATCCGCTATTTGCCGGTGATACGGTTTATGCTTGGTCAGAAGTTATTGATAAAGCTGATATTTCTCAAGGTTTTGGCGCGTTGAGATTGCGTTTGGTGGCGACAAAAAATCTGCCGTGTACTGATTTTCCGTATAAGGATGAAGACGGGAAATATCTGGAAAATGTCATTTTAGATTTTGATTATTGGACGGCAATTCCAAAACGCGGATAA
- a CDS encoding thymidine kinase yields MSKLYFHYAAMNAGKSTLLLQASHNYVERGMRTLLLTSSLYAGDSAISSRLGLSADATLIEADSDVFEITKIEHAKGKLDCVFVDEVQFLTSAQVWQLARIADRLNIPVMCYGLRTDFKGELFEGAAQLLAIADHLREIRTICFCGSKATMVVRKNAEGGVFHSGEQVDIEKSHYVSLCRKHWDDEMQRAAQ; encoded by the coding sequence ATGTCTAAACTCTATTTTCACTACGCCGCAATGAATGCGGGAAAATCCACCTTGCTTTTGCAAGCATCCCACAATTATGTCGAACGCGGAATGCGGACATTGCTTCTTACTTCTTCGCTTTATGCTGGCGATAGCGCTATTTCATCCCGACTTGGGCTAAGTGCTGATGCCACACTTATTGAGGCGGACTCGGATGTTTTTGAGATAACGAAAATCGAGCATGCAAAAGGAAAACTCGATTGTGTGTTTGTCGATGAAGTGCAGTTTTTAACATCTGCGCAGGTTTGGCAATTGGCGCGAATTGCAGATCGATTGAATATTCCAGTGATGTGTTATGGGTTAAGGACAGATTTTAAGGGTGAGCTGTTTGAAGGTGCCGCACAGCTCCTCGCTATTGCAGATCACTTAAGAGAAATTAGAACGATTTGTTTTTGCGGTTCAAAGGCGACCATGGTTGTTCGCAAAAATGCAGAGGGCGGGGTGTTTCATAGTGGTGAGCAAGTTGATATTGAGAAATCTCATTATGTTTCACTATGCCGAAAGCATTGGGATGATGAAATGCAGCGGGCTGCTCAATAG